In Scatophagus argus isolate fScaArg1 chromosome 5, fScaArg1.pri, whole genome shotgun sequence, a genomic segment contains:
- the LOC124059629 gene encoding uncharacterized protein LOC124059629 isoform X2 produces the protein MRLDVCKECKLYHCPFCQPSVYKPKGDYASVWTHIEIHRMRALKHGEFDIHSCQLQCRGERHFHCPYCAKTIITRKQFEIHMDKCVKMQSSSTAAKGSQSAAPPETPAQSATTVSQPAILLLSLTPPLQQIITLGQGPAPPKPPAQPKPTADQRRASPDHPVKPESSADQQQAASACHLIELTTTSVPPAVPPDPPVQPTTPVVHLCTLTDNPVKQRGPIFSTVRRKIKCPMCNLHLHKKNLRKHKLRKHLISEKDITAKDHLKSQCVDSHNGVYAVAKSYKATAVPVHVIKKKSGDTHKMICEEDRCKVISDFQRRSGLPDSQCPHLRSVDFCFTHASTEDLKPAVLEELVANKLIGKDMKAKCLHYHDHAAQTSAPLVSLVDLGGSHCLYLSVFEPKGSLYSKSGRLFVTYNMKGRLWHCDCIRGRISCLHKSIAKWYLFQSNKELFSSDAKGDVPLRIAELMEDSPAETSTEKSAGTVIPLGEEGLKQMAKYIYNQKKLPSTIPESVTQAESEIHLSKHLAPAETACQDCPGQVSLTEPVLITNKARVITLTGVMEDYSTFFKKCPDCELVYHYQEWSGGVHNYNNHIILSLQLCLLLRDSVKNHTADGAVVEVLERTVGDRSPCGMEVLQAYLHFEALTNHDRPSVIMMDLYQKGIFNMAGIEIQGLPESFTGEVNAEEVWGSVCMEIITSSLVARGSPCVATDSNVKEAVVSAVTASFTPAARKRLSKQRTEECHRAVTRYLVKGLHPSSTLESPWFREMTKTLNPKYQLPSRDELTNALIPSWYSVEKKHIIRQLLQVSEAALTCDCWTSLAHDRYLTVTLHFIMKGHMQQKVLRTKPVHDAQTDAVVSEQLGSVLEEFGVRDKVVAVTVADTFSMDITIRKVQFRKLRCFAQVLNVAAQSVYTSSTVARWASKIRAVVVWIKRSSTAKKVLQEKQQLLNLRRQSLVLDVQTRWTSLYLMVERFVEQYAAIQATCTDPQIKQSVEKRRLETLTDDDHRKAEEFVRVMKPVYTSSLCVSADKSPTCSQIFPILKKLEAHFEAQDDDTLFTTTLKGKIWGDLSTYYKDGDTWKFLQESSAMDPRFKNRVDSDEIWQRVQNAAVRVTTTAKVSNQKEPKPLDEDSDADDASEQNDEEYSDETLFAKRQKLSALEELFEAEDKALKSITATENTTSVPERVQQEMQLYRNLPAVPTSEDALAWWWERRDALPLLFKLSNSYLCIQASSTPHERAFSTAGDTVSQERSRILSDQADMQIFLQKNC, from the exons ATGCGTCTGGACGTGTGCAAAGAGTGCAAGCTGTACCACTGTCCCTTCTGCCAGCCGTCCGTCTACAAGCCAAAAGGAGACTATGCAAGTGTTTGGACACATATAGAAATCCACAGAATGAGGGCGTTAAAGCACGGAG AGTTTGATATTCATTCTTGTCAGCTGCAATGCAGAGGAGAACGACATTTTCATTGTCCGTATTGTGCAAAGACAATTATAACTCGGAAGCAGTTTGAAATTCACATggacaaatgtgtaaaaatgcaaAGTTCATCAACAGCTGCAAAGGGCAGCCAGTCTGCTGCTCCACCTGAGACTCCTGCTCAGTCAGCTACCACTGTCTCCCAGCCTGCCATCCTTCTGCTCAGCCTCACTCCCCCTTTGCAGCAGATTATCACATTGGGACAGGGTCCTGCTCCACCCAAGCCACCTGCTCAGCCAAAACCCACAGCAGACCAGCGTCGTGCTTCACCTGACCACCCCGTTAAACCAGAATCCTCAGCAGACCAGCAGCAGGCTGCCTCAGCTTGCCACCTCATTGAACTCACAACTACATCTGTCCCTCCTGCTGTTCCACCTGACCCTCCTGTCCAGCCAACAACACCAGTAGTCCACCTCTGTACTTTAACAGACAACCCGGTGAAGCAAAGAGGTCCAATATTCAGTACAGTACGGAGAAAGATCAAATGTCCAATGTGCAATCTGCActtgcataaaaaaaatctaaggaAACATAAACTCAGGAAACACTTAATTTCCGAAAAGGACATAACGGCCAAAGACCATCTCAAAAGTCAGTGTGTTGATTCTCATAACGGGGTGTACGCTGTAGCAAAGTCTTACAAGGCCACTGCCGTACCAGTTCATGTCATTAAAAAGAAGtcaggtgacacacacaaaatgatttGCGAAGAAGATCGGTGCAAGgttatttcagattttcaaaGGAGGAGCGGCTTGCCTGATAGCCAGTGTCCCCATCTGCGGTCAGTTGACTTTTGTTTTACTCATGCAAGCACGGAAGACTTGAAGCCTGCTGTGCTGGAGGAACTGGTTGCCAATAAACTGATCGGCAAGGACATGAAGGCCAAGTGCCTTCACTATCATGACCACGCAGCTCAGACCTCAGCGCCGCTCGTTTCTCTCGTGGATCTTGGTGGAAGTCATTGTCTGTACTTGTCTGTGTTTGAGCCCAAAGGGTCACTGTACAGCAAGTCAGGGAGATTATTTGTGACATATAATATGAAGGGAAGGTTGTGGCACTGCGATTGTATACGAGGGAGAATTTCCTGCCTGCACAAAAGCATAGCTAAATGGTATCTCTTCCAGTCCAACAAAGAGTTGTTTTCCTCAGATGCCAAAGGAGACGTACCACTCAGAATTGCTGAACTGATGGAGGACTCACCCGCAGAAACGTCCACAGAAAAGTCAGCTGGAACTGTGATTCCACTTGGCGAAGAAGGACTAAAACAAATGGCGAAGTACATTTACAACCAAAAAAAGTTGCCCTCCACGATTCCAGAGAGCGTCACCCAGGCTGAGTCTGAAATACACTTGTCAAAGCATCTGGCTCCAGCTGAAACCGCCTGCCAAGACTGCCCAGGTCAGGTTTCCTTAACGGAGCCAGTGCTGATCACCAACAAAGCGAGGGTCATTACTTTAACGGGAGTGATGGAAG attattccacatttttcaaaaagtgTCCAGATTGTGAACTGGTCTACCATTATCAGGAGTGGAGCGGCGGTGTTCACAATTACAACAACCACATAATCCTAAGTCTGCAGCTTTGCTTGCTTCTGCGAGACTCAGTCAAG AATCACACTGCTGATGGTGCAGTGGTGGAGGTGCTGGAACGGACGGTAGGTGACAGGTCTCCCTGTGGCATGGAAGTGCTTCAGGCTTACCTCCACTTTGAGGCTCTTACGAATCACGACCGCCCATCTGTCATCATGATGGATCTTTATCAGAAGGGGATTTTCAACATGGCAG GGATTGAGATCCAGGGCCTGCCGGAGTCCTTCACTGGAGAAGTAAATGCAGAGGAAGTCTGGGGTTCGGTGTGCATGGAGATAATCACCAGCAGCCTGGTTGCTC GAGGTTCTCCCTGTGTTGCAACCGACAGTAACGTGAAAGAAGCTGtggtgtctgctgtcacagcctCCTTCACACCGGCTGCCAGGAAGAGGCTGAGCAAACAAAGGACAGAGGAGTGTCACAGGGCTGTCACCAGATATCTTGTGAAGGGACTGCATCCCTCGTCCACGTTAGAGTCGCCGTGGTTTAG AGAGATGACAAAAACGCTGAACCCAAAGTACCAGCTGCCTTCCAGAGACGAGCTCACAAACGCGCTCATCCCTTCATGGTACTCTGTGGAGAAGAAACACATCATCAGACAGCTGCTCCAGGTGTCTGAGGCTGCACTGACATGTGACTGCTGGACGAGTTTGGCCCACGACCGTTACCTCACGGTCACTTTACACTTCATAATGAAAGGCCACATGCAGCAGAAGGTTCTTCGCACGAAGCCGGTTCACGACGCTCAGACCGACGCGGTCGTGTCGGAGCAGTTAGGTAGCGTACTGGAGGAGTTTGGCGTCAGAGACAAAGTTGTTGCCGTGACGGTGGCTGATACATTCAGTATGGACATCACCATCAGGAAAGTGCAATTTAGGAAGCTGAGGTGTTTCGCACAAGTTCTTAATGTTGCTGCACAGAGTGTGTACACCAGCAGCACTGTGGCCAGATGGGCATCGAAAATAAGAGCTGTTGTTGTGTGGATCAAAAGGTCTTCCACAGCTAAAAAGGTGCTTCAGGAGAAACAACAGCTTCTGA ATCTACGTCGACAGTCTTTAGTGCTTGATGTCCAAACCCGCTGGACCTCGCTGTACCTCATGGTGGAGAGGTTTGTAGAGCAGTACGCTGCCATCCAGGCCACCTGCACAGATCCACAGATCAAGCAGTCGGTTGAGAAGAGAAG GCTGGAAACGCTCACAGACGACGATCACCGGAAAGCAGAAGAGTTCGTCAGAGTTATGAAGCCTGTGTACACGTCTTCGCTGTGTGTCTCAGCTGACAAGAGTCCAACGTGTAGTCAGATATTTCCCATCCTGAAAAAACTGGAGGCCCACTTTGAGGCGCAGGATGACGACACTCTGTTCACAACCACACTGAAGGGAAAAATCTGGGGTGACCTGTCGACGTACTACAAG GATGGTGATACTTGGAAGTTCCTGCAGGAGTCGAGCGCCATGGATCCAAGGTTCAAGAACAGAGTTGACTCAGATGAGATTTGGCAGAGAGTGCAAAATGCTGCGGTGAGGGTTACCACCACGGCCAAG GTGTCGAATCAGAAGGAACCCAAACCTTTGGATGAGGACAGTGATGCTGATGATGCATCTGAGCAAAATGATGAAGAGTATTCAGATGAG ACTCTGTTTGCCAAACGGCAGAAGTTATCCGCCCTGGAAGAGCTTTTCGAGGCGGAGGACAAAGCCCTGAAGAGCATCACAGCCACAGAGAACACGACGTCAGTACCTGAAAGAGTCCAGCAAGAAATGCAGCTGTACAGAAACCTCCCGGCGGTGCCCACATCAGAGGACGCTCTGGCCTGGTGGTGGGAGAGACGAGACGCGCTGCCCCTCCTGTTTAAACTCTCCAACTCGTACCTGTGTATCCAGGCGTCGTCTACTCCTCACGAGAGAGCGTTTTCCACAGCGGGAGACACGGTCAGCCAAGAGAGGTCTCGCATTCTCTCGGATCAGGCGGACATGCAGATTTTTCTAcagaaaaactgttaa
- the exosc5 gene encoding exosome complex component RRP46, protein MAKQITSLARDQLIFQRESSTMEVCGSSNVSLREFGSELSLLSRPDGSASFIQGDTSVLAGVYGPAEVKVSKEIYDRATLEVLVQPKVGLPSVRERSQEQCVRETCEASLLLSLHPRSSLTLILQVLHDDGSLLSCFLNAACMALMDAGLPMSCLFCGVTCAIDTDGQIITDPTAAQEKESRALMTFAIDSTERRVMMSSTKGSFSVHELQQCIAVSQKASEKIFHFYRDSVRRRYSKTL, encoded by the exons ATGGCAAAACAGATTACGTCACTCGCCCGCGACCAACTGATCTTCCAGCGCGAGAGCAGCACGATGGAAGTGTGCGGCTCCTCAAATGTTTCTCTGAGAGAGTTTGGTAGTGAACTGAGCCTGCTGTCTCGACCTGACGGTTCAGCGTCCTTCATCCAAG GAGACACAAGTGTGTTGGCTGGAGTGTATGGACCAGCCGAGGTCAAAGTCAGCAAGGAAATCTACGACCGGGCAACACTGGAGGTGCTGGTACAGCCCAAAGTGGGACTGCCAA GTGTACGGGAGAGATCACAAGAGCAGTGTGTGCGAGAGACCTGTGAGGCGTCTCTGCTCTTGTCACTCCATCCTCGCTCGTCCCTCACTCTCATCCTTCAGGTGTTACACGACGATGGCTCG CTCTTGTCCTGCTTTTTGAATGCTGCCTGCATGGCTCTTATGGACGCAGGCCTGCCGATGAGCTGTCTGTTCTGTGGGGTGACCTGCGCCATCGACACTGACGGTCAGATCATCACAGACCCCACTGCAGCTCAGGAGAAG GAAAGTCGAGCTTTGATGACCTTTGCTATCGACAGTACCGAACGCAGAGTAATGATGTCATCAACCAAAGGATCATTTTCAGTTCACGAG ctgcagcagtgtaTCGCAGTCAGTCAGAAAGCATCAGAGAAGATCTTCCACTTCTACAGAGACTCTGTCAGGCGGCGATACTCCAAAACGCTCTGA
- the LOC124059629 gene encoding uncharacterized protein LOC124059629 isoform X1, giving the protein MAQACGACGETTGAREPLSGRVEGNLHVTVRRRSDGRMRLDVCKECKLYHCPFCQPSVYKPKGDYASVWTHIEIHRMRALKHGEFDIHSCQLQCRGERHFHCPYCAKTIITRKQFEIHMDKCVKMQSSSTAAKGSQSAAPPETPAQSATTVSQPAILLLSLTPPLQQIITLGQGPAPPKPPAQPKPTADQRRASPDHPVKPESSADQQQAASACHLIELTTTSVPPAVPPDPPVQPTTPVVHLCTLTDNPVKQRGPIFSTVRRKIKCPMCNLHLHKKNLRKHKLRKHLISEKDITAKDHLKSQCVDSHNGVYAVAKSYKATAVPVHVIKKKSGDTHKMICEEDRCKVISDFQRRSGLPDSQCPHLRSVDFCFTHASTEDLKPAVLEELVANKLIGKDMKAKCLHYHDHAAQTSAPLVSLVDLGGSHCLYLSVFEPKGSLYSKSGRLFVTYNMKGRLWHCDCIRGRISCLHKSIAKWYLFQSNKELFSSDAKGDVPLRIAELMEDSPAETSTEKSAGTVIPLGEEGLKQMAKYIYNQKKLPSTIPESVTQAESEIHLSKHLAPAETACQDCPGQVSLTEPVLITNKARVITLTGVMEDYSTFFKKCPDCELVYHYQEWSGGVHNYNNHIILSLQLCLLLRDSVKNHTADGAVVEVLERTVGDRSPCGMEVLQAYLHFEALTNHDRPSVIMMDLYQKGIFNMAGIEIQGLPESFTGEVNAEEVWGSVCMEIITSSLVARGSPCVATDSNVKEAVVSAVTASFTPAARKRLSKQRTEECHRAVTRYLVKGLHPSSTLESPWFREMTKTLNPKYQLPSRDELTNALIPSWYSVEKKHIIRQLLQVSEAALTCDCWTSLAHDRYLTVTLHFIMKGHMQQKVLRTKPVHDAQTDAVVSEQLGSVLEEFGVRDKVVAVTVADTFSMDITIRKVQFRKLRCFAQVLNVAAQSVYTSSTVARWASKIRAVVVWIKRSSTAKKVLQEKQQLLNLRRQSLVLDVQTRWTSLYLMVERFVEQYAAIQATCTDPQIKQSVEKRRLETLTDDDHRKAEEFVRVMKPVYTSSLCVSADKSPTCSQIFPILKKLEAHFEAQDDDTLFTTTLKGKIWGDLSTYYKDGDTWKFLQESSAMDPRFKNRVDSDEIWQRVQNAAVRVTTTAKVSNQKEPKPLDEDSDADDASEQNDEEYSDETLFAKRQKLSALEELFEAEDKALKSITATENTTSVPERVQQEMQLYRNLPAVPTSEDALAWWWERRDALPLLFKLSNSYLCIQASSTPHERAFSTAGDTVSQERSRILSDQADMQIFLQKNC; this is encoded by the exons ATGGCGCAGGCGTGCGGGGCGTGTGGTGAGACGACGGGGGCGCGAGAGCCGCTTTCTGGGCGTGTTGAAGG GAACTTGCATGTGACAGTGCGCAGGCGTTCAGATGGCCGCATGCGTCTGGACGTGTGCAAAGAGTGCAAGCTGTACCACTGTCCCTTCTGCCAGCCGTCCGTCTACAAGCCAAAAGGAGACTATGCAAGTGTTTGGACACATATAGAAATCCACAGAATGAGGGCGTTAAAGCACGGAG AGTTTGATATTCATTCTTGTCAGCTGCAATGCAGAGGAGAACGACATTTTCATTGTCCGTATTGTGCAAAGACAATTATAACTCGGAAGCAGTTTGAAATTCACATggacaaatgtgtaaaaatgcaaAGTTCATCAACAGCTGCAAAGGGCAGCCAGTCTGCTGCTCCACCTGAGACTCCTGCTCAGTCAGCTACCACTGTCTCCCAGCCTGCCATCCTTCTGCTCAGCCTCACTCCCCCTTTGCAGCAGATTATCACATTGGGACAGGGTCCTGCTCCACCCAAGCCACCTGCTCAGCCAAAACCCACAGCAGACCAGCGTCGTGCTTCACCTGACCACCCCGTTAAACCAGAATCCTCAGCAGACCAGCAGCAGGCTGCCTCAGCTTGCCACCTCATTGAACTCACAACTACATCTGTCCCTCCTGCTGTTCCACCTGACCCTCCTGTCCAGCCAACAACACCAGTAGTCCACCTCTGTACTTTAACAGACAACCCGGTGAAGCAAAGAGGTCCAATATTCAGTACAGTACGGAGAAAGATCAAATGTCCAATGTGCAATCTGCActtgcataaaaaaaatctaaggaAACATAAACTCAGGAAACACTTAATTTCCGAAAAGGACATAACGGCCAAAGACCATCTCAAAAGTCAGTGTGTTGATTCTCATAACGGGGTGTACGCTGTAGCAAAGTCTTACAAGGCCACTGCCGTACCAGTTCATGTCATTAAAAAGAAGtcaggtgacacacacaaaatgatttGCGAAGAAGATCGGTGCAAGgttatttcagattttcaaaGGAGGAGCGGCTTGCCTGATAGCCAGTGTCCCCATCTGCGGTCAGTTGACTTTTGTTTTACTCATGCAAGCACGGAAGACTTGAAGCCTGCTGTGCTGGAGGAACTGGTTGCCAATAAACTGATCGGCAAGGACATGAAGGCCAAGTGCCTTCACTATCATGACCACGCAGCTCAGACCTCAGCGCCGCTCGTTTCTCTCGTGGATCTTGGTGGAAGTCATTGTCTGTACTTGTCTGTGTTTGAGCCCAAAGGGTCACTGTACAGCAAGTCAGGGAGATTATTTGTGACATATAATATGAAGGGAAGGTTGTGGCACTGCGATTGTATACGAGGGAGAATTTCCTGCCTGCACAAAAGCATAGCTAAATGGTATCTCTTCCAGTCCAACAAAGAGTTGTTTTCCTCAGATGCCAAAGGAGACGTACCACTCAGAATTGCTGAACTGATGGAGGACTCACCCGCAGAAACGTCCACAGAAAAGTCAGCTGGAACTGTGATTCCACTTGGCGAAGAAGGACTAAAACAAATGGCGAAGTACATTTACAACCAAAAAAAGTTGCCCTCCACGATTCCAGAGAGCGTCACCCAGGCTGAGTCTGAAATACACTTGTCAAAGCATCTGGCTCCAGCTGAAACCGCCTGCCAAGACTGCCCAGGTCAGGTTTCCTTAACGGAGCCAGTGCTGATCACCAACAAAGCGAGGGTCATTACTTTAACGGGAGTGATGGAAG attattccacatttttcaaaaagtgTCCAGATTGTGAACTGGTCTACCATTATCAGGAGTGGAGCGGCGGTGTTCACAATTACAACAACCACATAATCCTAAGTCTGCAGCTTTGCTTGCTTCTGCGAGACTCAGTCAAG AATCACACTGCTGATGGTGCAGTGGTGGAGGTGCTGGAACGGACGGTAGGTGACAGGTCTCCCTGTGGCATGGAAGTGCTTCAGGCTTACCTCCACTTTGAGGCTCTTACGAATCACGACCGCCCATCTGTCATCATGATGGATCTTTATCAGAAGGGGATTTTCAACATGGCAG GGATTGAGATCCAGGGCCTGCCGGAGTCCTTCACTGGAGAAGTAAATGCAGAGGAAGTCTGGGGTTCGGTGTGCATGGAGATAATCACCAGCAGCCTGGTTGCTC GAGGTTCTCCCTGTGTTGCAACCGACAGTAACGTGAAAGAAGCTGtggtgtctgctgtcacagcctCCTTCACACCGGCTGCCAGGAAGAGGCTGAGCAAACAAAGGACAGAGGAGTGTCACAGGGCTGTCACCAGATATCTTGTGAAGGGACTGCATCCCTCGTCCACGTTAGAGTCGCCGTGGTTTAG AGAGATGACAAAAACGCTGAACCCAAAGTACCAGCTGCCTTCCAGAGACGAGCTCACAAACGCGCTCATCCCTTCATGGTACTCTGTGGAGAAGAAACACATCATCAGACAGCTGCTCCAGGTGTCTGAGGCTGCACTGACATGTGACTGCTGGACGAGTTTGGCCCACGACCGTTACCTCACGGTCACTTTACACTTCATAATGAAAGGCCACATGCAGCAGAAGGTTCTTCGCACGAAGCCGGTTCACGACGCTCAGACCGACGCGGTCGTGTCGGAGCAGTTAGGTAGCGTACTGGAGGAGTTTGGCGTCAGAGACAAAGTTGTTGCCGTGACGGTGGCTGATACATTCAGTATGGACATCACCATCAGGAAAGTGCAATTTAGGAAGCTGAGGTGTTTCGCACAAGTTCTTAATGTTGCTGCACAGAGTGTGTACACCAGCAGCACTGTGGCCAGATGGGCATCGAAAATAAGAGCTGTTGTTGTGTGGATCAAAAGGTCTTCCACAGCTAAAAAGGTGCTTCAGGAGAAACAACAGCTTCTGA ATCTACGTCGACAGTCTTTAGTGCTTGATGTCCAAACCCGCTGGACCTCGCTGTACCTCATGGTGGAGAGGTTTGTAGAGCAGTACGCTGCCATCCAGGCCACCTGCACAGATCCACAGATCAAGCAGTCGGTTGAGAAGAGAAG GCTGGAAACGCTCACAGACGACGATCACCGGAAAGCAGAAGAGTTCGTCAGAGTTATGAAGCCTGTGTACACGTCTTCGCTGTGTGTCTCAGCTGACAAGAGTCCAACGTGTAGTCAGATATTTCCCATCCTGAAAAAACTGGAGGCCCACTTTGAGGCGCAGGATGACGACACTCTGTTCACAACCACACTGAAGGGAAAAATCTGGGGTGACCTGTCGACGTACTACAAG GATGGTGATACTTGGAAGTTCCTGCAGGAGTCGAGCGCCATGGATCCAAGGTTCAAGAACAGAGTTGACTCAGATGAGATTTGGCAGAGAGTGCAAAATGCTGCGGTGAGGGTTACCACCACGGCCAAG GTGTCGAATCAGAAGGAACCCAAACCTTTGGATGAGGACAGTGATGCTGATGATGCATCTGAGCAAAATGATGAAGAGTATTCAGATGAG ACTCTGTTTGCCAAACGGCAGAAGTTATCCGCCCTGGAAGAGCTTTTCGAGGCGGAGGACAAAGCCCTGAAGAGCATCACAGCCACAGAGAACACGACGTCAGTACCTGAAAGAGTCCAGCAAGAAATGCAGCTGTACAGAAACCTCCCGGCGGTGCCCACATCAGAGGACGCTCTGGCCTGGTGGTGGGAGAGACGAGACGCGCTGCCCCTCCTGTTTAAACTCTCCAACTCGTACCTGTGTATCCAGGCGTCGTCTACTCCTCACGAGAGAGCGTTTTCCACAGCGGGAGACACGGTCAGCCAAGAGAGGTCTCGCATTCTCTCGGATCAGGCGGACATGCAGATTTTTCTAcagaaaaactgttaa